A region of uncultured Carboxylicivirga sp. DNA encodes the following proteins:
- a CDS encoding family 1 glycosylhydrolase, which translates to MKKSDFGHDFQWGVTISAFQNEGHPTADGKGLSIWDKFTAEQKNINNNDHIGNASSFYTLYEQDIVTAKSLGLDVFRFSISWSRIIPKGTGAVNLDGLQFYHKVIDACLKNDLIPYVTLYHWDLPQALEDKGGWSNREIIGWFNKYVETCVNEYKDKVSNWVVMNEPMTFIGLGYYMGYHAPQKKGITQFLKASHHVVLSIAEGGRTIRKIQPNANIGVALSCSFVKPLNQLPKNRKAAKRIEALLNRFFIEPLLGLGYPTDVMPVLNTIRTYFRKGDDDKMAFDFDFIGLQYYFRVVAQHSLTPPVLFANEVHPTQRKANLNAMNLDVYPKGLYKLLKFYHSYPQIKKIIISESGVCFPDFKVLNHVHDARRLKYHQKMLKHILKAQAKNIPVKGYFVWTLVDNFEWKEGFKPRFGLVYNDFESQKRTIKDSGLWFQKFLSSTEATAEKMKQPVKTQ; encoded by the coding sequence ATGAAGAAATCTGACTTTGGACATGATTTTCAATGGGGAGTAACAATCTCAGCTTTTCAAAATGAAGGTCACCCAACAGCCGATGGAAAAGGATTATCTATCTGGGATAAATTTACAGCCGAACAGAAGAACATAAACAATAATGACCATATTGGCAACGCCTCTTCATTTTACACTTTGTATGAGCAGGATATAGTCACTGCCAAATCTCTTGGACTGGATGTATTTCGATTTTCAATCAGCTGGTCTCGAATAATTCCTAAGGGCACTGGGGCTGTCAATTTAGATGGATTACAATTTTATCACAAAGTAATTGATGCTTGTCTTAAAAACGATCTGATTCCTTACGTCACCCTTTACCATTGGGATTTACCACAGGCTCTGGAAGACAAAGGAGGCTGGAGTAACCGTGAAATAATTGGTTGGTTTAACAAGTATGTTGAAACTTGTGTAAATGAATATAAAGATAAGGTAAGTAACTGGGTAGTGATGAATGAACCCATGACCTTTATAGGGTTGGGATATTATATGGGATATCATGCTCCACAGAAGAAAGGAATAACCCAGTTTTTAAAAGCTTCCCATCATGTTGTTTTAAGCATAGCAGAAGGTGGACGGACCATTAGGAAGATTCAGCCAAATGCAAATATTGGCGTAGCACTTTCTTGTTCTTTTGTAAAACCACTTAATCAGCTGCCAAAAAATAGAAAAGCCGCTAAACGCATTGAAGCACTTTTGAATCGCTTTTTTATCGAGCCTTTATTGGGATTAGGCTATCCAACTGATGTTATGCCTGTACTGAATACTATTCGAACGTATTTTAGAAAAGGGGATGATGATAAAATGGCATTCGACTTTGACTTTATCGGACTACAATATTATTTCAGAGTAGTAGCGCAACACAGTCTAACACCACCGGTTTTATTTGCTAACGAGGTACATCCTACTCAACGAAAAGCCAATTTGAATGCGATGAACCTTGATGTTTATCCAAAAGGATTATATAAACTTTTGAAATTCTACCACTCTTACCCACAAATCAAAAAAATAATCATTTCCGAAAGCGGAGTTTGTTTCCCGGATTTTAAAGTTTTAAACCATGTTCATGATGCACGCCGGTTAAAATATCATCAAAAAATGTTGAAACATATCTTGAAAGCACAAGCCAAAAATATTCCGGTAAAAGGTTATTTTGTTTGGACATTAGTAGACAATTTTGAATGGAAAGAAGGATTTAAACCTCGCTTTGGTCTGGTTTATAATGATTTTGAATCACAAAAAAGAACCATTAAGGATTCTGGATTATGGTTTCAGAAATTTCTCTCCTCGACTGAGGCCACAGCAGAGAAAATGAAACAGCCAGTAAAAACGCAATAA
- a CDS encoding phosphatase PAP2 family protein: MKWTLLFVVFIFSINCLAQIKPESVNRDFESDMIYYRKNVTKLSLIVGAGAVLSFALDEPIQRYLQNNQNDFADGVAEGANVFGEKLLIVPAVGLSWAAGYVFKKDKLRYTSWNAIKSIAVTAISTEMLKITVGRARPLMNEGAFEYRPFNNEDQFKSLPSGHVSLAFAAFTPYAESYSRWLYVMPASVAFARMYKNKHWFSDVVLGGGIGFISGWIFTHHPKSKLQVTSNGIIFYF; encoded by the coding sequence ATGAAATGGACACTTTTATTTGTTGTATTCATCTTTAGTATAAACTGTCTGGCTCAGATCAAACCGGAAAGTGTTAACCGCGACTTTGAATCTGACATGATTTATTACCGGAAAAATGTAACCAAACTTTCTTTAATAGTTGGTGCAGGTGCTGTTTTGTCTTTTGCTTTGGATGAGCCCATTCAAAGATACTTACAAAATAATCAAAATGATTTTGCTGATGGCGTTGCAGAAGGAGCTAATGTTTTTGGAGAGAAACTTTTGATTGTACCTGCAGTAGGATTGAGTTGGGCGGCAGGTTATGTTTTTAAAAAAGATAAACTTCGGTACACATCATGGAATGCTATTAAATCAATAGCTGTTACAGCAATATCAACCGAAATGTTAAAGATCACAGTTGGTCGCGCCAGACCATTAATGAATGAAGGTGCTTTTGAGTATCGTCCTTTTAATAATGAGGATCAATTCAAGTCGTTGCCATCGGGTCATGTTTCGCTGGCTTTTGCTGCATTCACACCATATGCCGAAAGTTATAGTCGATGGTTATATGTGATGCCTGCTTCTGTTGCCTTTGCCCGTATGTATAAAAATAAACATTGGTTTTCTGATGTAGTTTTAGGAGGAGGGATTGGGTTTATCAGTGGCTGGATATTTACACATCATCCAAAAAGTAAACTTCAGGTGACTTCAAATGGAATCATTTTTTATTTTTGA
- a CDS encoding patatin-like phospholipase family protein: MKQLKTVEEFNIGIALSGGAARGIAHIGVLKALEEHGIYPQVISGTSMGAIVGLFYSAGFTPDEMQKILHEEKFYKILGINFKPTGLFNLNPLKDIFEDKIRQNDFSVLKKKFFVAVSNLNTARVEVISKGQNLFEYVIASASIPFVFPAQQINDQTYIDGGLFNNLPAECLLGRCDRIIGVNVNHNGIVEEVKGARAIAERSFSLALEQNVKLSRNYCDFYIEPRKLRNFSSWEYDKVDELVEIGYVKAVKSIKQFIIPELQSH, encoded by the coding sequence ATGAAACAGCTCAAGACAGTAGAAGAATTTAATATTGGTATTGCTTTAAGTGGTGGAGCAGCTCGTGGAATTGCTCATATCGGTGTTCTGAAAGCATTGGAGGAGCATGGGATTTATCCGCAGGTTATATCAGGAACCAGTATGGGAGCTATTGTGGGCTTGTTTTATTCGGCTGGATTTACACCAGACGAGATGCAAAAGATTCTGCATGAAGAAAAGTTTTACAAGATTTTAGGTATTAATTTTAAACCCACCGGACTTTTTAATCTAAACCCGTTAAAAGATATATTTGAAGATAAGATCAGGCAAAATGACTTTTCTGTTCTTAAAAAGAAGTTTTTTGTGGCGGTTTCTAATTTAAATACGGCCAGGGTTGAGGTTATAAGCAAAGGACAAAACTTATTTGAATATGTAATTGCATCAGCGTCTATTCCCTTTGTTTTCCCGGCTCAGCAGATCAATGATCAGACATATATCGATGGTGGATTGTTCAATAACCTTCCGGCCGAGTGTTTACTGGGGCGTTGTGATCGTATTATTGGGGTTAATGTCAATCATAACGGTATTGTGGAAGAAGTGAAAGGGGCAAGGGCGATAGCTGAACGCTCATTCTCTCTTGCTTTGGAGCAAAATGTTAAACTCAGTCGCAATTATTGTGATTTTTACATTGAGCCCCGTAAGCTTCGTAACTTTTCGTCATGGGAGTATGATAAGGTTGATGAGTTGGTTGAGATTGGCTATGTAAAAGCAGTAAAAAGTATTAAGCAGTTTATTATTCCTGAATTGCAGAGTCATTAG